Within the Desulfovibrio oxyclinae DSM 11498 genome, the region TGCGGATCACCGACATCGCCGTGGCCTGTGGCTTCTCCGGTCAGGCGCACTTTTCTCGGGCCTATCGGAGCCGCTTCGGCACTCCGCCGCGCAACGAGCGGGCCGCGTCCTGATCATCCGCCCAACGCAATGCGGCGGCTTATCTCCGTTTCATCCCATTTGCCGACATGCGCCTGTCTGAGCCGGTCAAGCTCCTGCGCCACCTCCGGAGCAAATGGCGCGGTGCGCGGCGATTCAGAAGTATCCACGTGCAGCAGAAGTACCTCCGATGAGGCCAGATGTACTTCGCGTCCGTCCCGGACTCGGTACATCCGGTGCAGCAGGTGCATGCGCTTGGCGTCTGTGCCGACCACGAAGGTGCGAACCCTCAGGGCGTCACCTTCTCGGGATTCCCTGTAATAGTTGATGTGCCCCTCCACCGTGTAGGCGGAGACCTTGCGGCTGGTGCGGAACGCGTCATCCATGCCGATGCGGTCCAGAACACCGTCGGTGGCGTGACCGAAGACCAGCACGTACCCGGCCTCGGTCAGATGCCCGTTGTAGTCGATCCAGTCCCCGGGAACTGTGGTCTCGTGTATGATTTCGCTCATCGGCAGTCCTCCCCGACTGCGCTGCGGTATTCGTCCAGCGCGTTCATGATGCGGATGAGGCATTCGTCGCGTTCGCGCACCAGATCGTCGCAGCTGCGTCCCTTGGCGGCCTTTTCGCAGCCATCCACCATGCGGTCGCGCAGGGTGGAGGTGAGTTCGGGCGCCTTGAGGCGGGTCCATGGCTCTTCAAGGGCCGGGCCGAAGTGGTCCAGCATGTGGGCCATGCCGCCTTCGCCGCCTGCCATGTGGAACGTGAGGCACGGCCCCATGATCGCCCAGCGCAGACCGGGGCCATAAGCGATGGACGCGTCGATCTCGTCCACGGTGGCCTCGCCTTCTGCCACCATGTGCAGGGCCTCGCGCCACAGGGCTTCCTGCAACCGGTTGGCGATGAATCCGGGAAGTTCCCGGTTCATGCGAATGACCTTTTTGCCGGTGCTCTCGAAGAACTCCGCGGTCTTGTCCACGAGCCGCGGATCGCTGTCGTCGCCGCCCACGACTTCCATGAACGGCACGAGGTACGGCGGGTTGAAGGGATGGCCGACCACGGTGCGTTCCGGCGTGTCGCATTTCTTCTGGATGTCGCTCATAGCGAACCCGGAGGTGCTGGAGCAAAGAATGGTGTCCGGAGAAGCAAGCTCGCCAAGGGTCTTGTAGAGCTCCTGCTTGGATTCAAGATTCTCGGGAGCGGACTCCTGAATGAATTGAACCTGCTCCACCATCTCCTTAAGGGAGTCGGCAAATCTGAGGCGATCCTTGGAAGCGCCATCGGACAGGCCGAGCTTCTCCAGAGTGGGCCAGTTTTCATCCACCATGCGGAGCAGTTTCTCCTTTGCGCCGG harbors:
- a CDS encoding thioesterase family protein, which encodes MSEIIHETTVPGDWIDYNGHLTEAGYVLVFGHATDGVLDRIGMDDAFRTSRKVSAYTVEGHINYYRESREGDALRVRTFVVGTDAKRMHLLHRMYRVRDGREVHLASSEVLLLHVDTSESPRTAPFAPEVAQELDRLRQAHVGKWDETEISRRIALGG
- a CDS encoding 3-hydroxyacyl-CoA dehydrogenase NAD-binding domain-containing protein, producing the protein MIDIKDIKTVGILGAGVIGGGWALHFLRNGFDVVAFDPGPGAKEKLLRMVDENWPTLEKLGLSDGASKDRLRFADSLKEMVEQVQFIQESAPENLESKQELYKTLGELASPDTILCSSTSGFAMSDIQKKCDTPERTVVGHPFNPPYLVPFMEVVGGDDSDPRLVDKTAEFFESTGKKVIRMNRELPGFIANRLQEALWREALHMVAEGEATVDEIDASIAYGPGLRWAIMGPCLTFHMAGGEGGMAHMLDHFGPALEEPWTRLKAPELTSTLRDRMVDGCEKAAKGRSCDDLVRERDECLIRIMNALDEYRSAVGEDCR